One window of the Camelina sativa cultivar DH55 chromosome 1, Cs, whole genome shotgun sequence genome contains the following:
- the LOC109125179 gene encoding ABC transporter C family member 8-like encodes MGFLYNAGSFPWCDVELNLASSCFQRTVIDFLNLFFLSIFYLLLMAGCVSKHFIVRRRKKGWVFVVAAICCVIASIVFLGVGLNSLVHGASDVNDISWAACFVEGIIWVSLAVSMLVNGSKWTRILVSVWWVSFALLDLALKSGTLLQGNGLRIFDVITSPMSVLLLLCSWMNLRSSSTAAQDCCETGLSDPLLTENLSKEPARLATAGFFSMLSFSWMNPLLSLGFKRPLSREDIPSVVPEDEAELAYSKFSQAWDTLLADESSTKERNLVFRAVVKVYFKENIFITVCAFFRTVAVVSLPLMLYVFVDYANSDHRDLRSGFFNLACLVMLKLVESLSMRHWYFASRRSGMRIRSALMVAAYKKQLKLSSLGRKRHSSGEIVNYIAVDAYRMGEFLWWFHSGWSLTLQLLLSTAVLFGVVGAGAFPGLILLLLCGLLNLPFAKMLQNCQTQFMMAQDKRLRSTSEILNSMKVIKLQSWEEEFKKKIESCRDDEFIWLTKAQLTKAFGTFLYWMSPTIVSSVIFVGCALLKSAPLNASTIFTVLATLRVMSEPVKIIPEAISAIIQVNVSFDRLNNFLLDDELKIDEVERSGLEKSGTTVDIQAGNFSWDPETKIPTLRNIHLDIKHGQRVAVCGPVGAGKSSLLHAVLGEIPKVSGTVKVSGSIAYVSQTSWIQSGTIRDNILYGKPMEPGRYNAAIKACALDKDMNGFGHGDLTEIGQRGINLSGGQKQRIQLSRAVYADADVYLLDDPFSAVDAHTAGILFHVTFFSGFTNAVFKAPMLFFDSTPVGRILTRASSDLNVLDFDIPFAFIFVVAPVVELVAALIIMTYVTWQVIIIALLALAATKVVQDYYLASARELIRINGTTKAPVMNYAAEASLGVVTIRAFGTVERFFKNYLHLVDADAVLFFLSNAAMEWVILRIETLQNVTLFTCALLLILIPKGYIAPGLVGLSLSYALTLTQTQVFLTRWYCTLSNSIISVERIKQYMNIPEEAPAIVEDRRPPSSWPSSGTIHLQELKIRYRPNAPLVLKGISCTFREGTRVGVVGRTGSGKSTLISALFRLVEPASGCILIDGIDISKIGLKDLRMKLSIIPQEPTLFRGCIRTNLDPLGVYSDDEIWKALEKCQLKTTISNLPNKLDSSVSDEGENWSVGQRQLFCLGRVLLKRNKILVLDEATASIDSATDAIIQRIIREEFADCTVITVAHRVPTVIDSDMVMVLSYGELVEYNEPSRLMETDSYFSKLVAEYWASCRGNSSQNLQS; translated from the exons ATGGGTTTTTTGTATAACGCAGGAAGCTTTCCATGGTGTGATGTTGAGCTGAATTTGGCTTCTTCTTGCTTCCAAAGAACAGTCATAGATTTCTTGAATCTGTTTTTTCTCAGCATCTTCTACTTGCTCTTGATGGCTGGTTGTGTTTCCAAACATTTTATAGTCAGGCGTCGCAAGAAAGGATGGGTCTTTGTGGTTGCTGCTATATGCTGTGTTATTGCTAGCATCGTTTTTCTTGGTGTTGGGTTAAACAGTCTGGTTCATGGTGCTAGTGACGTCAATGATATCTCCTGGGCTGCTTGCTTTGTTGAAGGGATCATTTGGGTCTCACTTGCGGTTTCGATGCTTGTTAATGGTTCCAAGTGGACTAGGATTCTTGTATCTGTTTGGTGGGTGTCTTTTGCTTTGTTGGATTTAGCACTAAAGAGTGGGACGCTTTTGCAGGGGAATGGTCTCCGAATATTCGACGTCATTACCTCGCCCATGAGTGTTTTGCTTCTCCTTTGCTCATGGATGAATTTGAGATCTTCTTCTACAGCAGCTCAAGACTGCTGTGAAACAGGACTCTCTGATCCTCTATTAACTGAAAATCTTAGCAAAGAACCGGCAAGATTAGCAACAGCTGGATTTTTCAGCATGTTGTCGTTCTCTTGGATGAATCCTTTACTCTCACTGGGATTCAAAAGACCATTATCTCGAGAAGATATTCCAAGTGTAGTCCCGGAGGATGAGGCTGAATTAGCTTACAGTAAATTTTCTCAAGCATGGGATACGCTTCTTGCAGATGAAAGCTCAACTAAGGAAAGAAACTTGGTGTTTAGAGCCGTTGTAAAAGTTTACTTTAAAGAGAACATATTCATAACAGTTTGTGCATTTTTCAGAACAGTTGCGGTTGTATCTCTTCCATTAATGCTATACGTCTTTGTGGATTATGCAAACAGTGACCACAGGGATCTCCGCAGTGGTTTCTTCAACTTAGCTTGTCTTGTTATGCTGAAACTAGTTGAATCCTTGTCAATGAGACATTGGTACTTTGCATCGAGAAGATCAGGAATGAGGATTAGATCAGCGCTAATGGTAGCTGCATACAAAAAGCAGCTAAAGCTATCAAGTTTGGGGAGGAAAAGGCATTCATCTGGGGAGATTGTGAATTATATCGCCGTGGATGCATATCGTATGGGAGAATTCTTATGGTGGTTCCACTCGGGATGGAGCCTTACGCTGCAGCTTTTGCTTTCTACAGCTGTACTTTTTGGAGTGGTTGGCGCAGGAGCTTTTCCAGgtttaattcttcttctcttgtgtgGTCTCCTTAATCTGCCATTCGCAAAGATGCTACAGAACTGCCAGACCCAGTTCATGATGGCACAAGATAAGCGATTGAGGTCCACCTCAGAGATTTTGAACAGCATGAAAGTCATTAAGCTGCAGTCATGGGAAGAAGAGttcaagaaaaagatagaatCCTGTCGTGATGATGAATTCATATGGTTGACTAAGGCTCAGCTGACAAAGGCCTTTGGTACTTTCCTCTATTGGATGTCTCCAACAATAGTTTCTTCTGTTATTTTCGTGGGATGTGCTTTATTGAAGAGCGCGCCACTGAATGCAAGCACCATTTTCACGGTTTTAGCTACACTTAGAGTTATGTCAGAGCCTGTTAAAATTATACCTGAGGCCATTTCTGCTATCATCCAAGTCAATGTCTCTTTCGACAGATTAAACAACTTCTTGCTTGATGACGAGCTAAAGATTGATGAAGTTGAAAGAAGTGGTCTAGAGAAATCTGGAACAACAGTTGACATACAAGCAGGAAACTTCAGTTGGGATCCAGAAACTAAGATTCCAACTCTTCGAAACATACATTTAGATATTAAGCATGGGCAAAGAGTTGCAGTTTGTGGTCCAGTTGGAGCAGGAAAATCATCACTGTTGCATGCAGTACTTGGAGAAATACCTAAAGTTTCTGGAACT GTAAAGGTCTCCGGGTCCATTGCTTATGTTTCTCAGACCTCATGGATCCAAAGTGGTACCATCCGGGACAATATTCTCTATGGGAAGCCCATGGAACCTGGAAGATACAATGCGGCTATAAAAGCATGTGCGTTGGATAAAGACATGAACGGTTTTGGACATGGTGACCTCACAGAAATAGGACAAAGAGGGATTAACTTAAGCGGAGGACAAAAGCAAAGGATTCAGCTGTCCCGTGCTGTCTATGCAGACGCTGATGTTTACCTCCTTGATGACCCTTTTAGTGCTGTGGATGCTCATACAGCTGGAATTCTTTTTCATGTAA CCTTCTTCTCTGGTTTCACAAATGCAGTCTTCAAAGCCCCGATGCTTTTCTTCGATTCTACTCCCGTTGGGCGCATTCTCACTCGA GCTTCTTCTGATTTGAACGTCTTGGACTTTGACATCCCATTTGCATTCATATTTGTGGTAGCACCGGTTGTTGAGCTCGTTGCAGCTCTTATCATCATGACATATGTGACATGGCAAGTAATTATCATAGCTCTTCTTGCTTTGGCAGCCACGAAAGTTGTTCAG GATTACTATTTAGCCTCTGCAAGGGAGCTGATTAGAATCAATGGAACAACCAAAGCTCCAGTGATGAATTATGCTGCAGAAGCCTCACTTGGAGTAGTGACGATACGAGCTTTTGGAACGGTAGAGAGATTCTTCAAAAACTACTTACACCTAGTTGATGCAGATGCCGTGCTATTCTTTCTGTCCAATGCAGCCATGGAGTGGGTGATTTTGAGGATAGAGACTCTGCAGAATGTGACCTTGTTCACATGTGCGCTTCTGCTTATACTTATCCCCAAGGGCTACATAGCTCCAG GCCTCGTTGGGCTTTCGCTCTCCTATGCACTAACTCTGACGCAAACTCAGGTGTTTCTGACCCGATGGTATTGCACCTTATCGAATTCAATCATATCAGTAGAGAGgataaaacaatatatgaatATACCAGAAGAAGCTCCTGCAATTGTGGAGGATAGAAGACCACCTTCCTCATGGCCTTCTAGTGGTACAATTCACTTGCAGGAGCTTAAG ATAAGATATCGCCCAAATGCTCCATTAGTTCTCAAAGGAATCTCTTGCACATTCAGGGAAGGGACAAGAGTAGGAGTTGTTGGGAGAACAGGAAGTGGGAAGAGCACTTTAATCAGTGCTTTGTTTCGTTTGGTAGAACCAGCAAGTGGTTGCATATTGATTGATGGCATTGACATAAGTAAGATTGGCCTAAAGGACCTGAGAATGAAACTCAGCATCATTCCTCAAGAACCAACTCTTTTCCGTGGCTGCATAAGGACCAACCTTGATCCTTTAGGTGTTTACTCCGACGATGAAATATGGAAG GCTCTTGAGAAGTGTCAGCTTAAGACGACGATTAGCAACCTGCCTAATAAGCTTGATTCTTCAG TGAGTGATGAAGGAGAGAACTGGAGCGTGGGACAGAGACAATTGTTTTGTCTCGGAAGAGTATtgttaaagagaaacaaaatcttggTGTTAGATGAAGCTACAGCTTCCATTGATTCAGCCACAGATGCAATCATTCAGAGAATCATAAGAGAGGAGTTTGCAGATTGCACGGTGATAACAGTTGCACATAGGGTACCAACGGTCATAGACAGTGACATGGTCATGGTTCTCTCCTATG GTGAGCTAGTGGAGTACAACGAGCCTTCAAGGCTAATGGAGACTGATTCTTACTTCTCCAAGCTTGTTGCTGAGTATTGGGCTAGTTGCAGAGGAAACTCTTCTCAAAATCTCCAATCATAG
- the LOC104706074 gene encoding uncharacterized protein LOC104706074, which produces MLNFDTKSAHERRKMQLHELEEIRHLAYENSKLYKERTKAYHDKRILTRTFAPNDQVLLFNSRLKLFPDRAVVLLDTNGGEFVVNGQRLKPYLAASEHARGETFALGDPPIA; this is translated from the coding sequence ATGCTGAACTTTGACACTAAGAGCGCCCATGAAAGGAGGAAGATGCAACTGCATGAGCTAGAGGAGATTAGGCACCTCGcctatgaaaactcaaaactctacaaGGAGCGTACCAAAGCCTACCATGACAAGCGGATCCTCACTAGGACCTTTGCTCCTAATGATCAAGTCTTGTTGTTCAACTCTAGGCTGAAACTGTTTCCCGATAGGGCTgttgtgttgctggacacaaaCGGAGGAGAATTTGTGGTGAATGGACAGAGGCTGAAACCATATCTTGCCGCCTCTGAGCACGCAAGGGGTGAAACCTTCGCCCTAGGCGACCCTCCTATTGCCTAA